A part of Verrucomicrobiia bacterium genomic DNA contains:
- a CDS encoding enterotoxin, giving the protein MKKFAPIFAIMLISTGWLRGGEVHLENKSIAWHGTVANENLRPTRLDDKLNGKSLALGDQCFEIELGDGTILKSADFRLITPPVIESLKPEPGSPALAKHEGGRQLLAKFADPEKNLSAEWRVILRDGSTYVRQELSLHAVDKDVLVKEIVLFDATVLGAKVTGTVDGSPVVADNFFFGYEHPMARNTVGTNASVRCAFLRNAVLKAGETLTQSCVAGVVPAGQLRRGFLQYVERERAHPYRPFLHYNSWYDIAWDKRKYDQAEALDAIDQFGHQLVQQRHVRMNSFLFDDGWDDNKSLWKFHSGFSDGFTPLKAEAAKYDAGIGVWISPFGGYDEAKRQRVKFATQFGYETNANGFSLAGPKYYQRFHEIVLEMAEKYGVNQFKFDGLSAGGKAAANGLTRDGDAMLRLIGDLRAARPEIYISQTVGTWPSPFWLLYVDSTWRAGADHSFAGKGSDRQQWITYRDTQTYKNVVQRGPLYPLNSIMLHGIIYATNANKLTTTSDADFADEVREFFGTGTQLQEMYITPRLMNAQNWDDLAEAAKWARANADVLVDTHWIGGDPAQNEVYGWASWNHRKGILVLRNPSDQPASFNADLSAIFELPAKAPKSFRFTRPWKNERSEPVIEAGAGSVHTFQLKPFEVLVLETK; this is encoded by the coding sequence ATGAAAAAATTTGCTCCCATTTTTGCCATAATGCTTATCAGCACGGGCTGGCTGCGCGGCGGCGAAGTTCATTTGGAAAACAAATCCATCGCGTGGCATGGGACGGTTGCAAACGAAAACCTGCGCCCCACGCGGCTCGACGATAAATTAAACGGAAAATCGCTCGCGCTCGGCGATCAATGTTTTGAAATTGAACTGGGGGACGGAACAATTTTGAAGTCCGCCGATTTCCGCCTGATCACGCCTCCGGTGATTGAATCGCTGAAACCAGAACCAGGATCGCCCGCCTTGGCGAAACATGAAGGCGGCCGACAACTGCTCGCAAAATTTGCCGATCCCGAAAAAAATCTTTCCGCCGAGTGGCGGGTCATTTTGCGCGATGGTTCCACGTACGTCCGCCAGGAATTATCGCTTCATGCCGTGGACAAGGACGTGCTCGTGAAAGAAATCGTGTTGTTCGATGCCACCGTTCTGGGTGCAAAAGTAACCGGCACGGTGGATGGCTCGCCGGTTGTAGCTGATAATTTCTTCTTCGGCTATGAACACCCGATGGCGCGGAACACGGTCGGGACAAATGCCTCGGTCCGTTGTGCTTTTCTGCGCAACGCCGTTTTAAAAGCAGGCGAGACTCTCACCCAAAGCTGCGTCGCGGGTGTGGTTCCAGCCGGCCAGCTTCGCCGGGGCTTCCTGCAATACGTCGAGCGGGAACGCGCTCATCCCTACCGCCCATTTCTTCATTATAATTCCTGGTACGACATTGCCTGGGACAAGCGCAAATACGACCAGGCCGAAGCCTTGGACGCAATTGATCAGTTCGGCCATCAACTCGTGCAGCAACGGCATGTGCGCATGAATTCGTTTCTGTTTGATGACGGTTGGGACGACAATAAATCGCTCTGGAAATTTCACAGCGGTTTTTCCGACGGCTTTACTCCGTTGAAGGCGGAGGCGGCAAAATACGATGCCGGCATTGGCGTTTGGATCTCTCCTTTTGGCGGTTATGACGAGGCCAAGCGGCAGCGGGTGAAATTTGCCACTCAGTTTGGATACGAAACCAACGCCAACGGTTTCTCGCTCGCCGGGCCAAAATATTATCAGCGCTTTCATGAAATCGTTTTGGAGATGGCAGAGAAGTACGGCGTCAACCAGTTCAAGTTCGACGGTTTGTCCGCAGGTGGAAAAGCCGCTGCCAATGGACTTACTCGCGACGGCGACGCAATGCTGCGACTCATCGGGGATTTGCGCGCCGCCCGGCCCGAGATTTACATCAGTCAAACCGTCGGAACCTGGCCGTCGCCTTTTTGGCTGTTGTATGTGGATTCGACGTGGCGGGCAGGTGCCGATCACAGTTTCGCCGGCAAGGGGTCGGATCGTCAACAATGGATAACGTATCGCGATACTCAAACCTATAAGAACGTCGTCCAGCGCGGGCCGTTGTATCCGCTGAATTCGATCATGCTGCACGGGATTATTTATGCGACGAACGCGAACAAATTAACCACGACCAGTGACGCGGATTTTGCCGATGAAGTCCGGGAATTTTTCGGCACCGGCACGCAGTTGCAGGAGATGTACATCACACCGCGTTTGATGAACGCGCAGAATTGGGATGATCTTGCTGAAGCCGCGAAGTGGGCACGCGCCAATGCGGATGTGCTGGTGGACACTCATTGGATCGGCGGCGATCCCGCCCAAAATGAAGTTTATGGTTGGGCTTCGTGGAACCATCGCAAGGGCATTTTGGTTCTGCGCAATCCCAGCGATCAACCCGCCAGTTTCAACGCTGATCTGAGCGCCATTTTTGAACTCCCAGCAAAAGCGCCAAAAAGCTTTCGCTTCACCCGGCCGTGGAAAAACGAGCGAAGCGAGCCCGTGATTGAAGCCGGTGCTGGTTCCGTTCACACCTTCCAGTTGAAACCGTTTGAAGTTCTGGTGTTGGAAACCAAGTGA
- a CDS encoding alkaline phosphatase family protein, producing the protein MKNYLWSSLILLFFLIVVAGEMRVIGAPATDAQTVQQIGSVFVIALENHNFTQPHPTKEPQQLRGNPAAPYINSLITPGNSNAAEVSYAMRYYNAGKGVHPSECSYVWSEAGSDFNIHTDADPNPVDNNVFNVPHLTRLMNAAHILWKSYQEDFEFARLPTSSVSGKTMIPNLYNHVARYAYAVKHNPMAFFNDTRYQNMYSLTNLAQDLANNMVGRYNWITPNVWNDMHSALSEGFDYHGAHYTKQQAEVAQGDNFLSILIPQIMASRAYKYNGAIIIWTDETEGGDDTNYALPEIVISPLAKGNAYASSKVMSHSSDLKTMLEIFDLTFTSNAVPAAETNALGGYNNVATVNDLSDLFVRPSPQGE; encoded by the coding sequence ATGAAAAACTATTTGTGGTCGTCTCTGATTCTTCTGTTCTTTTTAATCGTGGTGGCGGGAGAAATGCGCGTTATTGGAGCACCGGCCACGGATGCGCAAACGGTCCAACAAATTGGCTCTGTATTCGTGATCGCGCTGGAAAACCATAACTTTACCCAGCCTCATCCCACTAAGGAACCGCAACAACTTCGGGGCAATCCGGCCGCGCCTTACATCAACAGCCTCATCACTCCGGGCAATTCCAATGCGGCGGAAGTTTCCTACGCCATGAGATATTACAATGCGGGCAAAGGCGTCCATCCCTCGGAATGCAGCTACGTATGGAGCGAGGCCGGTTCTGATTTTAACATCCATACCGATGCCGACCCCAATCCGGTGGACAATAATGTTTTTAATGTGCCGCATCTCACGAGGCTTATGAATGCCGCGCACATTCTCTGGAAAAGTTATCAGGAAGATTTCGAATTTGCCCGCCTGCCCACCAGCAGCGTCTCCGGCAAAACCATGATTCCAAATCTCTACAATCACGTGGCGAGGTATGCCTACGCGGTGAAACACAATCCAATGGCTTTCTTCAACGACACACGTTATCAAAATATGTATTCGCTGACCAATTTGGCACAGGATTTGGCCAATAACATGGTCGGACGTTATAACTGGATTACTCCGAATGTTTGGAATGACATGCACAGCGCCTTGAGCGAAGGCTTCGATTATCACGGCGCGCATTACACCAAGCAACAGGCAGAGGTCGCTCAAGGCGATAATTTTCTTTCCATCCTCATTCCACAAATCATGGCGTCCCGCGCTTACAAGTATAATGGCGCCATCATCATCTGGACGGATGAAACCGAAGGCGGAGACGATACCAACTACGCGCTTCCGGAAATCGTCATCTCGCCGCTGGCCAAAGGCAACGCCTATGCCAGCAGCAAAGTGATGAGCCATTCGTCCGATTTGAAAACAATGCTGGAAATCTTCGATCTGACTTTTACTTCAAATGCGGTTCCCGCAGCGGAAACCAATGCTCTTGGCGGATACAATAACGTGGCGACGGTGAACGACCTAAGCGATCTGTTTGTGAGACCTTCACCACAGGGCGAATAA
- a CDS encoding prepilin-type N-terminal cleavage/methylation domain-containing protein, translating to MKQNKKNPLRQRRGCGVHGFTLIELLVVIAIIAILAGLLLPALARAKMKAKDIQCISNIKQMSLADIMYVGDFSNQFDYSANYNLWMAELLAYHSQVDAVRTCPDAATPTTRTDSSLTYTYGTANQMWHWAPSTTNYQGSYAFNGWLYTGTYSTADLLGTPSSWKFGGGESGVPDVSNTPLFADAMWIDGWPKETEGPSKDLYNGNGSTDMGRFTIARHGGIAPLSAPRAITSSVGLPGGINVAFVDGHASSVKLQNLWTLTWHANWVTPGTIPNPK from the coding sequence ATGAAACAAAATAAAAAAAACCCTTTGCGGCAGCGGCGCGGTTGTGGTGTCCATGGCTTCACCTTGATTGAACTTCTCGTGGTCATCGCCATCATCGCTATTTTGGCGGGGTTGCTCTTGCCGGCGTTGGCACGCGCGAAAATGAAGGCCAAGGACATCCAGTGTATCAGCAACATCAAGCAGATGTCTCTAGCCGATATCATGTATGTCGGAGATTTTTCGAACCAATTCGATTACAGCGCTAATTATAATCTGTGGATGGCGGAATTACTGGCTTACCATTCGCAAGTGGATGCCGTCAGAACGTGCCCGGATGCCGCCACTCCCACCACGCGCACCGATTCGAGCCTGACCTATACCTACGGCACCGCGAATCAGATGTGGCACTGGGCTCCCAGCACCACCAATTATCAGGGAAGCTACGCCTTCAATGGCTGGTTATACACCGGCACTTATTCAACCGCAGATCTTTTGGGAACGCCTTCAAGCTGGAAATTCGGCGGTGGAGAATCCGGGGTGCCCGACGTGTCCAATACGCCGTTGTTTGCCGACGCCATGTGGATTGACGGCTGGCCGAAAGAAACCGAGGGGCCGTCAAAAGATCTCTACAACGGTAATGGCAGCACGGACATGGGGCGGTTCACCATTGCGCGCCATGGCGGCATTGCGCCCTTGAGCGCGCCGCGCGCCATCACGTCCAGTGTGGGTTTGCCCGGAGGCATCAACGTGGCTTTTGTAGATGGCCACGCCAGTTCCGTAAAGTTGCAGAATTTATGGACGCTGACCTGGCATGCGAACTGGGTAACTCCGGGAACCATTCCGAACCCGAAATAG
- a CDS encoding tartrate-resistant acid phosphatase type 5 family protein has protein sequence MKHTRREFVRVLFVAGQAAVAANFLPVNLLAAVSPPEMASTGLNFLVFGDWGRGAELDQVQVAAQMASAAEQLKAKFVISVGDNFYENGVASVEDPQWRKTFEEVYHAPSLQVPWHVILGNHDYHGNCEAQLAYGKINPRWNMPARYFVQTHRIDAVTTADLFYIDTTPMIKGYYQDPRHNTRANVLTQDVPAQLAWLKQALSASQAQWKIVIGHHPIYSGSGSGETPELVESVLPLLHEYKVQAYFNGHDHNLQHLMAGEVNLFDSGAGSAVSPTIFKTGRAKFAQASSGFIAATLQSDKLIVRMIDNEGKALYVTAVGRA, from the coding sequence ATGAAACATACGCGCCGCGAATTTGTTCGCGTTCTTTTTGTAGCGGGCCAGGCCGCCGTAGCTGCCAATTTTCTACCGGTTAATTTGCTGGCGGCGGTTTCTCCGCCGGAAATGGCATCAACGGGCCTGAATTTTCTTGTGTTCGGCGATTGGGGGCGCGGGGCGGAGCTGGATCAAGTCCAGGTGGCGGCACAAATGGCCAGCGCTGCCGAGCAACTGAAAGCGAAATTTGTCATTTCTGTCGGAGATAATTTCTACGAAAACGGCGTGGCTTCGGTCGAAGACCCGCAATGGCGCAAAACCTTTGAAGAGGTTTATCACGCCCCTTCACTGCAAGTCCCGTGGCATGTCATTCTTGGCAACCACGATTATCACGGCAACTGCGAAGCACAACTCGCCTACGGTAAAATCAATCCGCGCTGGAACATGCCCGCGCGATATTTTGTCCAGACTCACCGGATTGACGCCGTCACAACAGCGGACCTTTTTTACATTGATACGACGCCGATGATAAAAGGCTATTATCAAGACCCACGGCATAACACTCGCGCCAATGTGCTCACACAGGATGTTCCCGCGCAACTCGCCTGGTTGAAACAGGCGCTCTCAGCATCCCAGGCACAATGGAAAATCGTCATCGGCCATCATCCCATCTATTCCGGCAGCGGCTCTGGTGAGACGCCGGAACTGGTCGAGAGCGTGCTGCCGCTTCTGCACGAATACAAGGTCCAGGCATACTTCAATGGGCACGACCACAACCTGCAACATCTAATGGCTGGCGAGGTGAATCTTTTTGATTCAGGCGCTGGTTCGGCGGTGTCCCCGACCATTTTCAAAACCGGGCGGGCGAAATTCGCTCAGGCCTCCTCCGGCTTCATCGCCGCCACGTTGCAGTCCGACAAATTGATCGTGCGCATGATTGATAATGAGGGAAAAGCTCTTTATGTTACGGCAGTTGGCCGCGCTTAA
- a CDS encoding Ig-like domain-containing protein, which yields MIKKTFYALAMLSAFCVFGSGAVAGTFKHITIDGSFGDWTGVPVVDTEVDLTNSVVSFKDLSIANDNDYLYIRFSLYRAANPFTSKQNIFIDADDNAAIGYGANGIGSEMLIQSGNAYRETNSTFNAGAITGLDWEAAPTVAATEFEVRISRSAVYAANGASVFVTNPIALVLETGETSGNQWLPSPAGGFTYTFATEPAELTNNLTLVDLENTPWQVNASGTDLGTNWLDQAYDDSQSPWAAGSGLFGYTSSPGSYPAIQTPLTSGPTTYYFRTHFNWNYETANIALVASNYISDGAVYYVNGVETRRIRMPAGAVAYGTAATGTNSPQGGVTVLGFSTGNLQIGDNILEVETHQAPGSSADMVFGLSLTAAAQYAPVIVDNSLPADQSVVAGQMVTFTSDVLGSSLSYQWVKDGDAITNATNASFTIPLVLGTDAGDYALTVSNAEGTNITRAAVLTVVSTPVSITDTTQPADQYIVQGRPVTFSVAATGSAPILFQWYNGAGMIPDATNDNYSISNASLTDAGGYYVAVSNPASSTNSRTAVLTVLRDTIAAAVTNVTAGGSEIVLQFSEPVDATTAGVASNYALSGGVSVTSAAITGANQITLTTSAPLTIGTNYSLAINGVNDLFANATHSSISLSPKIIIDGNFDDWSGMTPVYSGPSGQDGAADFQNIYVYDDADNYYFRVMLYHDIPPANGYFPAYVNMFFNTDNDPSTGYSALGSEMLIQSGFGYQEKNGGFNEGSLSATLNFLSAPAAPGDDFEFSFSKNVLNPTDGTPVFPTTNDVITFFWQGQTPGFVALNTASADGSVITYTNATPVVVAALPLGQLTIQTVPGGKSALIWDTAATLQSSSSPSGGSWADVVATSPYIIPSSGGSQFFRLKR from the coding sequence ATGATAAAGAAAACATTTTACGCGCTCGCGATGCTGTCCGCATTTTGCGTGTTTGGCAGCGGGGCTGTTGCCGGCACGTTCAAGCATATCACCATTGATGGCAGCTTCGGCGACTGGACTGGAGTTCCGGTGGTGGACACTGAAGTTGACCTGACCAATTCGGTGGTTTCCTTCAAGGACCTGTCCATCGCCAACGATAATGATTATCTGTATATCCGTTTCAGCCTTTATCGGGCCGCCAATCCATTCACGTCCAAGCAAAACATCTTTATTGATGCCGATGACAACGCTGCGATCGGTTACGGTGCCAACGGCATCGGTTCGGAAATGCTGATCCAAAGCGGCAATGCTTATCGCGAAACCAACAGCACTTTCAATGCGGGTGCCATCACGGGGTTGGATTGGGAAGCGGCTCCCACTGTCGCGGCAACGGAATTTGAAGTGCGGATTTCCCGCTCGGCGGTTTATGCGGCCAATGGCGCTTCGGTGTTTGTCACCAATCCCATTGCGCTGGTTTTGGAAACCGGCGAAACCTCGGGAAACCAATGGCTGCCTTCGCCGGCCGGTGGTTTCACTTATACTTTTGCCACGGAGCCGGCGGAATTGACGAATAATCTTACGCTGGTTGATTTGGAGAATACGCCGTGGCAAGTAAATGCGTCGGGAACTGATCTTGGCACGAACTGGCTGGATCAGGCTTATGACGACAGCCAATCGCCCTGGGCTGCTGGCTCGGGCCTGTTTGGCTATACTTCTTCACCGGGCTCCTATCCAGCTATTCAGACTCCGCTGACTTCCGGCCCCACCACTTATTATTTCCGCACGCATTTTAATTGGAATTATGAAACGGCAAATATTGCGCTGGTTGCTTCGAATTATATCAGTGACGGAGCGGTCTATTATGTGAATGGCGTTGAGACACGCCGGATTCGGATGCCCGCAGGGGCGGTTGCTTACGGCACGGCGGCTACGGGAACCAATTCACCCCAAGGTGGCGTGACCGTGCTGGGTTTTTCCACCGGCAATTTGCAGATTGGCGATAACATTCTCGAAGTGGAAACTCATCAGGCGCCGGGCAGCAGCGCGGACATGGTTTTTGGGTTGTCGCTCACGGCAGCTGCGCAATACGCGCCCGTGATTGTGGACAACAGTCTTCCGGCGGATCAAAGCGTGGTGGCCGGACAAATGGTGACGTTCACTTCCGACGTGCTTGGCAGTTCGTTGAGTTATCAATGGGTGAAGGACGGAGATGCGATCACCAATGCCACCAATGCGAGCTTCACTATTCCTCTGGTGCTGGGGACGGATGCGGGCGATTACGCGCTAACGGTGTCGAATGCGGAGGGCACGAATATCACGCGCGCCGCGGTGTTGACGGTCGTCAGCACGCCGGTGAGCATTACGGACACGACGCAACCTGCCGACCAATATATTGTTCAAGGCCGCCCGGTCACTTTCAGCGTGGCGGCCACCGGTTCTGCGCCGATATTGTTTCAATGGTACAATGGAGCGGGCATGATTCCCGACGCCACCAACGATAATTATTCCATTTCCAACGCCTCGCTCACGGATGCGGGCGGCTATTATGTCGCCGTAAGCAATCCCGCAAGCTCGACCAACAGCCGCACGGCAGTGCTGACGGTCTTGCGCGATACGATTGCCGCTGCCGTGACCAACGTCACCGCCGGTGGATCAGAAATCGTGCTTCAATTCTCGGAGCCGGTGGATGCCACCACGGCGGGCGTGGCTTCCAATTATGCGTTGAGCGGTGGAGTCAGTGTGACGAGCGCGGCCATCACGGGCGCAAATCAAATTACACTGACGACGAGCGCGCCCTTGACCATCGGCACCAATTATTCGCTGGCGATCAACGGGGTGAATGATCTTTTCGCCAACGCCACGCATAGCTCGATTTCGCTGTCGCCGAAAATTATCATTGACGGTAATTTCGACGATTGGTCCGGCATGACGCCCGTTTACAGTGGCCCCAGCGGCCAGGATGGCGCCGCGGATTTTCAGAACATTTACGTGTATGACGACGCGGACAATTATTACTTTCGCGTCATGCTCTATCATGACATTCCGCCCGCCAACGGATATTTCCCGGCTTACGTCAACATGTTCTTCAACACCGATAACGACCCCAGCACCGGTTATTCGGCCCTCGGTTCCGAAATGCTGATTCAAAGCGGTTTCGGTTATCAGGAAAAGAACGGCGGGTTCAATGAAGGTTCGCTGTCGGCCACGCTCAATTTCCTGAGTGCGCCAGCCGCGCCGGGAGATGACTTCGAATTCAGCTTCTCGAAGAACGTGCTCAATCCCACGGACGGCACGCCGGTCTTTCCGACCACGAACGATGTGATCACCTTTTTCTGGCAAGGCCAGACTCCCGGATTTGTGGCGCTCAACACCGCGTCCGCTGACGGCAGCGTGATCACTTACACCAATGCCACGCCCGTAGTGGTCGCGGCTTTGCCTTTGGGTCAACTGACCATCCAGACTGTGCCGGGCGGAAAATCAGCCTTGATTTGGGATACGGCGGCGACGTTGCAATCCAGCTCCTCACCCTCGGGCGGATCCTGGGCGGACGTGGTCGCCACCAGCCCGTACATCATTCCATCGTCTGGTGGCAGCCAATTCTTCCGGCTTAAACGATAA
- a CDS encoding NAD-dependent epimerase/dehydratase family protein → MRALVTGGAGFIGSHIVECLQDIAEVRVLDNLRSGFKDNLAGLKHEFIEGSICDRSAVREAMKNVDYVFHLAAMISVPESMLSPIECNEINTAGTLIVLEEAARAKVEKLVFSSSAAIYGDNPVTPKVETMIPEPKSPYAITKLDGEYYCKMFTTEGRLATACLRYFNVFGPRQNPQSAYAAAVPIFIERALKNKPIVIHGDGEQTRDFIYVKDIAAANMFMGTQSRTNGVFNVGCGQKITINLLASAICRLAGSQSVIQHGPERLGDVKHSLAATEKLSAAGFTAPEDFENHLRSTIEFFQRKT, encoded by the coding sequence GTGAGGGCGTTGGTCACGGGGGGCGCGGGTTTTATCGGTAGTCATATCGTCGAATGTTTGCAGGACATCGCCGAAGTGCGCGTGCTGGACAATTTACGTTCCGGTTTTAAGGACAATTTGGCCGGGCTCAAGCATGAATTCATCGAAGGTTCGATTTGCGACCGCAGCGCAGTTCGCGAAGCCATGAAGAATGTGGATTATGTTTTTCATCTGGCCGCGATGATCAGCGTTCCGGAATCCATGTTGAGTCCGATCGAATGCAACGAGATCAATACCGCCGGCACATTGATCGTTCTGGAGGAAGCGGCGCGCGCGAAAGTTGAGAAGCTGGTCTTCAGCAGTTCCGCCGCGATTTACGGAGACAATCCGGTGACTCCAAAAGTGGAGACCATGATTCCAGAACCAAAAAGTCCGTACGCAATCACCAAACTGGACGGCGAATATTATTGTAAAATGTTTACCACCGAAGGACGCCTGGCAACCGCCTGCCTCCGCTACTTCAACGTCTTCGGCCCGCGCCAGAATCCCCAAAGTGCCTACGCGGCGGCTGTGCCAATTTTCATCGAGCGTGCGCTCAAAAATAAACCCATCGTGATCCACGGCGACGGCGAACAGACCCGTGATTTTATTTATGTAAAAGACATTGCCGCCGCGAATATGTTTATGGGCACGCAATCCCGGACGAACGGAGTTTTCAATGTGGGCTGCGGCCAAAAAATCACAATCAATCTCCTGGCTTCTGCAATCTGCCGGCTGGCCGGGTCCCAATCCGTCATCCAACACGGGCCCGAGCGCCTGGGAGATGTGAAACATTCCCTGGCGGCCACGGAAAAACTTTCAGCCGCCGGCTTCACGGCCCCGGAAGATTTCGAAAATCATTTGCGGAGCACGATCGAGTTTTTTCAACGGAAAACTTAA
- a CDS encoding aminoglycoside phosphotransferase family protein, with product MNLKHNVRAVAAQFQIAGEFRAAEPYGSGHINDTYCVTFDQAGTSTRYIFQRINHGIFKNPVLLMENIQRVTAHLAAKLASQRDFSRRVLTLVRARNGAAYFHDELGNYWRAYLFIEKARSYDAVESPKQAYEAAKAYGQFQRLLADLPAPRLHDTIPDFHHTPKRFAALVKAIEADTMNRAASAKREIDFALQRAAIVGGLIEANLPERVTHNDTKFNNIMLDDKTGEGICVVDLDTLMPGLALYDFGDMVRTTTSPTKEDELDLIKVKMHFPMFEALVRGYLASAADFLTADEKRLLAFAGKLITFEIGIRFLVDFLGGDTYFKIHHNGHNLDRCRTQFKLVESIEKQESEMNKLVEDLL from the coding sequence ATGAATTTGAAGCACAATGTTCGCGCGGTCGCCGCGCAATTTCAGATCGCCGGTGAATTTCGCGCCGCCGAACCGTACGGGAGCGGCCATATCAATGACACCTATTGCGTGACGTTTGACCAAGCGGGAACCAGCACCCGTTATATTTTCCAGCGCATCAATCACGGCATTTTTAAAAATCCGGTTTTGCTGATGGAAAACATCCAAAGAGTTACGGCGCACCTGGCCGCGAAGCTCGCCAGCCAGCGGGACTTCAGCCGGCGCGTGCTGACCTTGGTTCGTGCGCGAAACGGAGCCGCGTATTTTCACGACGAACTCGGCAATTATTGGCGCGCCTATCTTTTCATTGAGAAAGCGCGCTCGTATGACGCCGTGGAATCCCCCAAGCAAGCCTATGAAGCTGCCAAAGCCTACGGGCAATTTCAACGGCTCCTGGCGGATTTGCCCGCCCCGCGCCTGCACGATACCATTCCCGATTTTCATCACACGCCCAAGCGGTTTGCCGCACTCGTAAAGGCGATAGAAGCGGACACGATGAACCGCGCCGCATCGGCGAAGCGCGAAATTGATTTCGCATTGCAAAGGGCTGCCATCGTGGGTGGTTTGATTGAGGCGAACCTGCCGGAACGCGTCACTCATAACGACACCAAATTCAACAACATCATGCTCGATGACAAGACCGGCGAAGGTATTTGCGTGGTGGACCTGGACACCTTGATGCCCGGACTCGCGCTTTACGATTTCGGCGATATGGTGCGCACGACCACCAGCCCAACCAAAGAGGATGAACTCGATCTGATCAAGGTCAAAATGCACTTTCCCATGTTTGAAGCTCTCGTGCGCGGGTATCTAGCGTCGGCCGCGGATTTTCTCACTGCGGATGAGAAGCGTCTCCTGGCCTTTGCCGGAAAGTTGATCACCTTTGAGATTGGTATTCGCTTCCTCGTGGATTTCCTGGGTGGCGATACCTATTTCAAGATACACCATAACGGCCACAACCTGGACCGCTGCCGCACTCAATTCAAGCTGGTGGAATCCATTGAAAAGCAGGAATCGGAGATGAACAAACTGGTAGAGGATCTGCTGTGA
- a CDS encoding sugar phosphate nucleotidyltransferase, with protein MTKRTLLILAAGMGNRYGGLKQMDPIGPGGETIIDYSVHDAIRAGFDQLVFVIRRDIEKAFREKVGGRFEKSVAVKYVFQELNDLPSGMTAPPGRQKPWGTGHAILTAASAIQEPFGVINADDFYGAQSFRLLAEHLQPGNPDYAMAGFVLRNTLSEFGSVARGVCQLDDGHIESVREITGIEKHDLTIRYKDGSGEFQVLTGSEMVSMNMWGFNPDVFEALRQQFVAFLEARGTDAAAEFYIPSVINHLIRSGEKRVKVLPTNSAWFGVTYREDRPFVVEGIRRLIRQGEYPERMWA; from the coding sequence ATGACTAAACGAACCTTACTTATTTTGGCGGCAGGCATGGGCAACCGTTACGGCGGCCTCAAGCAGATGGATCCCATCGGACCCGGTGGCGAGACGATCATTGACTATTCGGTGCACGACGCGATTCGTGCCGGCTTTGATCAACTGGTATTTGTGATTCGGCGCGACATTGAAAAAGCATTTCGGGAAAAGGTGGGCGGCCGTTTCGAGAAAAGCGTCGCGGTAAAATATGTTTTCCAGGAATTGAACGATTTGCCCTCGGGCATGACGGCTCCGCCCGGGCGGCAAAAACCCTGGGGCACCGGCCACGCCATTTTGACGGCCGCTTCCGCGATCCAGGAACCGTTTGGCGTGATCAATGCTGATGACTTCTATGGCGCGCAATCGTTCCGCTTGTTGGCGGAACATCTCCAGCCGGGCAACCCCGACTACGCGATGGCCGGTTTCGTTTTGCGCAACACGCTTTCCGAATTTGGCAGCGTCGCGCGCGGCGTGTGCCAGTTGGACGATGGTCACATCGAAAGTGTGCGGGAGATCACGGGCATCGAGAAACATGATTTGACCATTCGTTATAAAGATGGGAGCGGAGAATTTCAGGTTTTAACCGGCAGCGAGATGGTCTCGATGAACATGTGGGGTTTTAACCCCGATGTTTTTGAAGCATTGCGCCAACAATTTGTGGCGTTTCTGGAAGCGCGCGGCACGGATGCAGCGGCGGAATTTTATATCCCCAGTGTCATAAACCATTTGATTCGCAGCGGAGAAAAGCGGGTAAAAGTATTGCCGACCAATTCCGCGTGGTTCGGCGTGACTTACCGGGAGGATCGTCCCTTCGTAGTCGAAGGCATCCGGCGGCTGATCCGCCAGGGCGAATATCCGGAAAGAATGTGGGCATGA